The sequence below is a genomic window from Natronorubrum halophilum.
TTTACCGCCGATTTCGAGGAAACGACCGAACTCAAGAGCGTCGAATCGACGGGGGTGGACCTCGAGACGCTGCTCGCGGAGTTCGACCTGCAGACGGCCGTTCGAGAGACCGCCGACGGCTACCGGATCGACGTCGGCACCTATCTGCCGCTCGCAGAGGACTTGTGGGCGGACGAGTGGCATCTCGTCAATCGGGCGCTGGCCGACGGCGAGGTCCCGATCACGGACGCCGAACTGCTCACCCTGCTCCAAGAAGCCATCCGAAGTCACATCGAGACGGGACTCCCCTTCGACGTTCCCGACGTTATCGCGACCGGACTCGAGGACGAGGTCGCTGAGATTCGGGAGGTGCTGGCGGACCTCGAGTTGACCCGCGAGATCGATACGGTCGTTCCCGACCTGTTCCCGCCGTGTATGAAGGCCCTGTTGGATCAGATTCAGAAGGGCGAGCACCTGCCCCACCACTCCCGGTTCGCGATCACCGCGTTTCTGGCGAGTATCGGGATGGACACCGACGAGATCGTCGACCTCTATCGGGTGAACTCCTCGTTCGGCGAGGAGATGACCAGGTACCAGACCGACCACATCCGCGGCGATTCCTCCCCGACGGAGTACTCGGCACCCTCGTGTGCGACGATGCAGTCCTACGGCGACTGCGTGAACAAAGACGACCTCTGTGAGCGCATTCCCCACCCGATGGCCTACTATGAGGAGCGAATCGACGACGCCGACGACGAAGAGATCGAGGACTGGCGAGACGACGGGACCGACGGCGAGTCGGCAAACGGCGATTAATCGAGTGTGAGACCGCCGAAAAGCGGCTCGCCTCCTCGAGTGGACTTGCTCTCGTCACCGTCGATCCATCAAGTCGCTGCAATTCGTCACTAGAGAAAGAAGCGTCCGACCGCCACTCGGTCCGTTCGAAAACGGACGCCGACGCTCACTCAGACCGCACTTTTTGCGTCCGCATCGTCGTCCGGTTCGAGTTCGTCTTCGGGTTCGTTCATCAGGAACGCGAGGACGAGCCCGACGGTGGTCAACAGGAGAATAAAGCCGATGATAGCGATGACGAGCATCTCGCCGCCTTCTGGCGACAGCGTCCCGTTGTCGGTTCCGTACTGGGATCCGATTCCGAACATGGCGCTGAGCATCAAGAGAACGGAGGCGACGGCCACGGCGATTTCGATGATTTGGTCGCGGTCGAGCATTACCGGACCGGTTTCTTCGGACCGGTCAAAAGCGCTTCGAAGGGGCGACCGACGAACTCGCAGCAGGAGGACGCGACTGGAGACGCCGATCGGGGCAA
It includes:
- the priL gene encoding DNA primase regulatory subunit PriL, whose translation is MQRLHARYPFLEAARDAVATEAVDLATVVEQDRAVVDRARERVVAALEDGEIGEPRREARIELLSYPVARVLVSMVDERILVRKYARAEAATAYDRFTADFEETTELKSVESTGVDLETLLAEFDLQTAVRETADGYRIDVGTYLPLAEDLWADEWHLVNRALADGEVPITDAELLTLLQEAIRSHIETGLPFDVPDVIATGLEDEVAEIREVLADLELTREIDTVVPDLFPPCMKALLDQIQKGEHLPHHSRFAITAFLASIGMDTDEIVDLYRVNSSFGEEMTRYQTDHIRGDSSPTEYSAPSCATMQSYGDCVNKDDLCERIPHPMAYYEERIDDADDEEIEDWRDDGTDGESANGD
- a CDS encoding DUF7472 family protein, with product MLDRDQIIEIAVAVASVLLMLSAMFGIGSQYGTDNGTLSPEGGEMLVIAIIGFILLLTTVGLVLAFLMNEPEDELEPDDDADAKSAV